One genomic segment of Aythya fuligula isolate bAytFul2 chromosome 5, bAytFul2.pri, whole genome shotgun sequence includes these proteins:
- the CDKN1C gene encoding cyclin-dependent kinase inhibitor 1C has protein sequence MADVHLSGPPALERLAARRALLAGHDRSAVCRSLFGPVDHEELGRELRSRLREMGEADQRRWDYNFHTDTPLPPAPGRLRWEEVEGGAVPAFYRETLQVGRRRVPLRRAPPAPSPPAAGKGAPGASGGRLSRENRAAPPAPRRRAARRSSPATRITDFFARRKRPAQPKAAAERPPGCASPPSAVPAEQTPRKRLR, from the exons ATGGCTGACGTGCATCTCTCCGGCCCCCCGGCCCTGGAGCGCCTGGCGGCCCGACGGGCGCTGCTGGCCGGCCACGACCGCAGCGCCGTCTGCAGGAGCCTCTTCGGGCCGGTGGACCACGAGGAGCTGGGCCGGGAGCTGCGGAGCCGCCTGCGGGAGATGGGCGAGGCCGACCAGCGCCGCTGGGACTACAACTTCCACACCGacaccccgctgccccccgcgcCCGGCCGCTTGCggtgggaggaggtggaaggcGGCGCCGTGCCCGCTTTCTACCGGGAGACCCTGCAGGTGGGGCGCCGTCGGGTCCCCCTGCGCCGGGCTCCCCCGGCACCGtcgccccccgccgccggcaAGGGGGCTCCGGGGGCGTCGGGGGGGCGGCTGAGCCGGGAGAACCGCGCCgcgccccccgctccccgccgccgcgccgccagACGGAGCAGCCCCGCCACCCGCATCACAG ATTTCTTCGCCAGGAGGAAACGGCCGGCGCAGCCCAAGGCAGCGGCCGAGCGCCCCCCCGGCTGCGCGTCCCCCCCCTCCGCCGTGCCGGCTGAGCAGACCCCCCGCAAGCGGCTCCGGTGA